The Ornithorhynchus anatinus isolate Pmale09 chromosome 1, mOrnAna1.pri.v4, whole genome shotgun sequence genome includes a window with the following:
- the LOC114809079 gene encoding aquaporin-12-like, translating into MAGLNVSLSFFFIVVAVCEAARRLSKRSLPAPVYGNLARELIGAFQLGACCLELRMLVVIGPWGGGYGPDVILTLLFLLFLVHGLTWDGASANPITSLREFLTAEASAPVAAVRAAAHLAGTYAGDALTRLYWSWELTDFHLIQNLMGRECSSALQTAVAWGVLVEATCAFFYHLTLLCFQHSRPLYRAPAVALIVTLLAYTAGPFTSAFFNPALASAVTFHCSGNTLLEYVQVYWLGPAAGMVTALLLHQGNIPRLFRRNLLYSQRSKYRAPKAKLGPSPGPQPAGKQEKTRKKRAGGEPGLRAQ; encoded by the exons ATGGCCGGCTTGAACGTGTCCCTGTCCTTCTTTTTCATCGTGGTGGCCGTCTGCGAGGCGGCCAGGAGGCTCTCCAAGaggtccctcccggccccggtgTACGGCAACCTGGCCAGAGAACTGATCGGCGCCTTCCAGCTGGGGGCCTGCTGCCTGGAGCTCCGCATGCTGGTGGTCATCGGCCCGTGGGGGGGCGGCTACGGCCCCGACGTCATCCtcaccctcctctttctcctcttcctggtcCACGGCCTGACTTGGGACGGAGCCTcggccaacccgatcacctcccTCCGGGAGTTCCTGACGGCGGAGGCTTCGGCACCGGTGGCGGCGGTCCGGGCCGCGGCTCACTTGGCGGGGACGTACGCCGGCGACGCCCTGACCCGGCTCTACTGGTCCTGGGAGCTGACGGACTTCCACCTGATCCAGAACCTGATGGGCCGGGAGTGCAGCTCCGCCCTGCAGACGGCCGTGGCCTGGGGGGTCCTGGTGGAAGCCACCTGTGCCTTCTTCTACCACCTGACCCTCCTCTGCTTCCAACACAGCCGTCCCCTCTACAGGGCCCCGGCCGTGGCCCTGATCGTCACCCTCTTGGCTTACACAG CCGGCCCCTTCACCTCGGCCTTCTTCAATCCCGCCCTGGCGTCCGCCGTCACTTTCCACTGCTCCGGAAACACCCTGCTTGAGTACGTCCAGGTCTATTGGCTCGGGCCCGCCGCAG GGATGGTCACGGCCCTCCTGCTGCACCAGGGCAACATCCCTCGACTCTTCCGGAGGAACCTCCTCTACTCTCAGAGGAGCAAGTACCGCGCCCCCAAGGCCAAGCTgggcccgagcccgggcccccagcccgctgggaagcaggagaaaaccaGGAAGAAGAGGGCCGGCGGAGAGCCGGGCCTCAGAGCCCAGTGA